CGCCCCCTCCGCCGCCGGCAGTGAGCGGCCGGCGGCGGAGGGGGGCGATCGGCGCCAACTGTGGCGCTCCCGCCGCTACCGGTGGGACCTGCGCTGGAGTCCGTACGGCTTCGTGGCGCCCTTCTTCCTCTTCTTCGCCGCGTTCGGGCTGTTCCCGCTGCTCTACACCGGCTGGGCGGCGCTGCACCAGGTGGAGTTGACGGACCCGGACGCCATGACCTGGGTGGGGCTGCGGAACTTCACCCGGCTGTGGGACGACGCGTTCTTCTGGAACGCGCTGCGCAACACCTTCACCATCGGGTTGTTGTCGACGGTGCCGCAGTTGGCGATAGCGCTGGGGCTGGCGCACCTGCTCAACTACAAGATGCGCGGATCGGCCTTCTTCCGCGTCGCGGTGCTCACCCCGTACGCGACGTCGGTGGCCGCGGCCACGCTGGTGTTCGTGCTGCTCTTCGGCCGGGACTACGGGATGGTCAACTGGGTTCTGTCCACGGTCGGTTTCGGGCCGGTGGACTGGCAGAACGGACCGTTCGCCTCCCAGGTGGCGGTGTCCACGATCGTGGTGTGGCGGTGGACGGGCTACAACGCGCTGATCTACCTGGCGGCCATGCAGGCCGTCTCCGCCGACCTCTACGAGTCGGCGGAGTTGGACGGGGCCTCGCGGTGGCAGCAGTTCGTCCACGTCACCGTGCCCTCGCTGCGACCGACGATCTTCTTCACCTGTGTGGTGTCGACCATCGGGGCCACCCAACTCTTCGGCGAGCCGCTGCTGTTCAACGGCGGGGCGGGCGCCACGGGCGGCTCGGACCACCAGTTCCAGACGCTGGGGCTGTACCTGTACGAGCAGGGCTGGGTGAACCTGCACCTGGGGCGGGCCTCCGCCATCGCGTGGGCGATGTTCCTGATCCTGCTGCTGATCGCGGGCCTGGCCCGGCTGCTGCGAAGGGTGTCCCGATGAGATCGCTGCGCGCGGGGAAGCCGACGTACGTCGTCCTCGGGGTCTTCACCCTCGGCTCCCTCTTCCCCCTGGTGTGGACGGCGGTCGCCGCGTCCCGGAACAACACGCGGCTGGCGCAGACCCCGCCGCCGTTCTGGTTCGGCGGGAACCTGGGCCACAACCTGTCGGTCGCCTGGACCGACGCGAACATGGGCGCGGCCCTGCTGAACACGGTGATCGTGGCGGGCACGATCACCGCGGGCACCGTGCTCTTCTCCACCCTGGCCGGCTTCGCCTTCGCGAAA
This region of Streptomyces sp. NBC_00513 genomic DNA includes:
- a CDS encoding carbohydrate ABC transporter permease → MTDETAVLAPSAAGSERPAAEGGDRRQLWRSRRYRWDLRWSPYGFVAPFFLFFAAFGLFPLLYTGWAALHQVELTDPDAMTWVGLRNFTRLWDDAFFWNALRNTFTIGLLSTVPQLAIALGLAHLLNYKMRGSAFFRVAVLTPYATSVAAATLVFVLLFGRDYGMVNWVLSTVGFGPVDWQNGPFASQVAVSTIVVWRWTGYNALIYLAAMQAVSADLYESAELDGASRWQQFVHVTVPSLRPTIFFTCVVSTIGATQLFGEPLLFNGGAGATGGSDHQFQTLGLYLYEQGWVNLHLGRASAIAWAMFLILLLIAGLARLLRRVSR